The Ptychodera flava strain L36383 chromosome 14, AS_Pfla_20210202, whole genome shotgun sequence genome segment CAAACCGTCATATGTAAGTCACGATACAGTCTCATATTAATTGTCTTATTGCCTTTTTAACGTTATGGCCTGGGGCGGTTACTATCACTAAAACGCGACCAGGCGAGAGCGAAATCTTTTCGTAGCGAGTTAAAATGATTTACTTGACGAGCTTTTTGAGGTTCCCTCTTCTTACAAAGCTACGGTTTAAGAGCAGCTGTGTGACCCGTTTCCTGTGTAAAACAAATCattatcgatcgatcgatcgatcgatcaattcTTCAATCACtatatcatcatcgtcgtcgtaatcatcattatcatcatcaccaccaccagcATCATCGTCATTATAATCATCAAGGGAATGTGTATCGTCGCTATCGTTACTTTAATCACAACAACATTGTCTGACGTCACCCGTAATATTCGACATCCAAAATATTGCTCTACTTCGAACACCAGTATTCACTGGCCGCACGTATAACATGGTATTAATTAAACTGGTTTATCATATTGACCAAGTTCATAAACTTGCACTGATTCATTACGAAAACGATAATATGACAGCTCCTATGACATTCTTATTATCGATCATATATAGATGACGGCTCAAAGTGGCCAGATCACGTCCTGACATGGTGGAACAAGCGACATGAACCGAATGTGTTTTTCGTTACCTTTGAAGAAATGAAAAGGGTTggtatatatattattgttgTTATATGCCTCGATTTACTGGTCTGTCAAATGTAATGCTTATGGAGAAACGACCCAACTTTCATATATAATGCTCGGCTGCCCGTGTTTGGATAAACTGGTCTACAACGCATCCCGGGTCCACATTTGTTTGTTGTAcaatagaccctcgagaaaaacgagggtctatggttgtacAAAGTTTACTCTTGATATAACGAACATAGTCAACAAGTTGTCGCTTGTACTTACATGGCGGATTAAATTGTTCAATAGAGAGCGGAACTGTTTACACTAATGATTGGATATTTTCGACTGCTCTGGATATCGGAGTACATCAAACGCAGTTCCTTTAATatcgagtgaggtgatgttgtgaatgtataccaagtgagaGATAACACTCACGTATCTATTGTCTGTTCAATGCGTTTTATTTTTGCCGAGTCATTCACCGTAAAGTTCGATTAAAAGAGACTTTAATGCAATCTTGATGTTTAAAAGGGACATATACTTCTGTGGATATTCCGAGAGTTACCAAAGTCCTAATTTCGCACCAGCCAGTGATTGAAACTTTAACGAACACCAAATTCACTGCATCGCGGTACAGCCAGTTTTATTCCGAGCCCTAACTGGGCAGTTAAAATTTAACACTCTTTGAGGTGCTGTGATAGTGTTTTAATACCTTGGCCTCCCATTGCAGGGCAAACCAAAGAAATCGAGTTTTTGTTTTTCCTCTTTAGACAAATGACAGAGCATTTGTAAGACATCGAAAGTACACGATGCAAGCTCCTGTGATTTGCTCCGTGTTAGATCAAACAACTTGCAACGTGTATTTAGGACGTGTAAGACGTCTCCGAGCATCGTTCTTCAACTCAAATAGGTAAAAAATGCCTGATCTGTTGAAGCATCTACGGTAGAGGCGAGATCTCGCTTCTTGTGTTGATGGTTGAAGCCACTTGTATGTAAGGTCACTCCTTGAGCAGGAATCTCTAAGTAATCATGATATTTTCCTTTGCGCTGTTCACCAGGACTTGGCAGGCAGTATTTCGAAAATTGCGAAATTCCTCGAGAAGGAACTGGATGAGGATACAGTGAAGAAAATTGCCAACCATTGCAGCTTGAAAGTATGAAGAAAAATCCCGCAGCCAGAAAGAACGACTATTGCGTCAATGTCTTGAAAGTGGATCCAGCAGAGGCCTCACCATTTGTACGGAAAGGTAAATACATTTTCAGACCTCTGTCCCTGACAGAGGGACCAAAGTTTTTGGTGTGTTAATCCTGAAATTGACAGGTACATGTATCTTCGTGAATAACAGCATTGATATAAGGTGGGCGACGAGCAATGGTGACAATCTTGTCATTTCTTCATGCTTGCATATGGTCTGTGTAGCAGTGACCAGACTTCAAATCTTTTCAGATATATCGCATAAAGATACATCCTACCGTTGATTTCATTCTGCTTCTTGGCTTTGTAGCAATATTTTGCTTTTAagacactatagggaaaaagtgcgtgactaaagcgagaaactgacactttctcgcaatcggtgagaatctcttcttattctcaccgctgtcggtgagaaaattttaatctccactggagattggtgagaaatgcacaccttggcgagaatcaagtgagagaataaattctcaccggtgagaatggaaattctcactaagtacagcgagaattgaaattcactggcgagaatcatcaagactcgcagTTCATTGGCaagaatcataaagactccgaccggcgagtcttgatgattctcgccagtgaatttcaattctcgctgtacttagtgagaatttccattctcaccggtgagaattgatgtcacacttgattctcgccaaggagtgcatttctcaccaatttccagtggagattaaaattttctcaccgacagcggtgagaataagaagagattctcaccgattgcgagaaagcgtcagtttctcgctctagtcacgcactttttccctacaGTGAGAGTGCAGCCTAGAACCCAGCCGCACTTTCAGACTCCACAGAAACTTACTTAAGCAGTTTTAGACGCCAGAAACTACAGCTAGGTCCTACGCTTAAAGAAGTAGGGGACTGGTTAGGACTGACGGGCTGTCATTTCCTTCCCGTCTAGATTTCCGAAACAATTATACTGCAACAACCTTCAAATACATGTGACTAGCTGACGACCAAGCATTAATAAGGAATCGAGATGCAACAATGACAGTACATTGATCTGTTCTTGCATTTCTATGTACCAGTCAATGGAACTGGTCGACACTGCACAACCAAAATTGGTATAACCCAGCACCTCGATACCAATAGACAGACAGCACACTCAGTTCTTCAAGCATTTCATCACTGACATTTTCTCTCACAGGGAAGGTTGGCGGGTGGAAAGAGGTCTTCAGCGTGGCAGACAACGAGAAATTCGACCAGGTGTGCACAGAATGGCTCAAAGGAAGCGACTTCCATGCTGAGTTTGAAATTTAGCCATAAACAAGTCACTATCATCGTCAATGCTTATTTCCCCTTCCATCTGTAGTCCTACAATGCTGTGTTGCTTGCTGTGACAGTGCAGAGGAAAGGGTGATTGCAGAAACATAATTACATGATAATGAAAGACggtaattttagcatgctgtaTCAGAGGGAGTTTGCATTTTCAGATAGAAGGTTCCTGCCGCTACAAGAGAGTGTTTAGGTTCACCTTGCTTTTGATAACATGTGAGTACTTATCCACTCCACACCTTGACAGTGCCATTGAACTTTTAAACCAGCTTTACGATTTCATTTCTCGTCATGAAAATGCCTCTGAAACCTGTACGAGGAAAATGATAGATGATGTTATTTGATAATGTAATTGATACGCTGTTTTACAAGAAGAAGCCAAATAAAAAGACGATAAAAAATAATAAGACTTTTATCTGCATGAAATAGCGGAGTCACGAAAACTCATCATAGGTTTGTGCAATGAAGGATTTACTGATTCACTGTAGCCTTTAGAAAGCCATTTCGGCCATGGGTCGTTGATATAAACGTTTGTCACGAAGGTTTTCTGTGATATCATGTATTTTATTCTCAGCAGAATGAATTTTTGTATATAGTCTGTTTTCAACCCGGTAGAATATGGAGAGTACTAGTAACAGGTTGAAGTAACATCGTCGTCGcaatcatatcatcatcatcgtcgtcgtcgtcgtcgtcgttgttgcTGTCGTTGTCACTGTCGGCGGCGGATGGATGTCTGTAAATATACGCAAGGCACACTGTCTCAGGGATTTAAAATGATCTTCGTATTGATTTTACATTTCGATGCAAGATACACTAATGAAACAGTAGCCGTTGTTTCAAAGACAATGCCTTGCATATGGCATTATGAAATGACAGTACGCGGTGCAGACGATTTTAAATATCGTTGTTGTTGCACAAAATGTTGGGCGATATCCACAGAACTGGCGAACATATTATAcagtggttggaaaggctagagcgtcagttataaacttcaacaaaaccattaatataaaagtagtcaacattctctgtggaataaaaaaactagacatttgggcacaaaggcattgcagagttacagcctgttgaaacttctgaaaaactgaccaaataagaagaagttggggagtccttagtgtattagcTATGGtcgaggtcccctagcttttaataaaatgtttaaaaagggaaagtcattatttgctgtttttcaggaagtttgacaaggcggtgcttgcattcagagtgagtaactgctattgtaaatgcatttttagattctttgagtgtcaaagaggtgtcaaaagtgagatttaccaaaaagactgctctgtgacttcaaaagaggggtgcaaatatggcttgttttcaacatttttgacagaataacagtttttctacataattatataccaatttaatccaacctttgaaatgagatatggacatggaatttttacagcctattaacaaggttacagataagatatgtacggcacaattttcctgtatttgaagtactttttgaaaaatcatattttgaaatttgaaagaatttttaataattttttgatatgtaaacccatgtaaaatcataaaaacagattttatttacaaatcctgccgtacaaatcttacaaataatagtgtcaacatatttataactaatttggtaatattaataatatccaattattaaattcaaatatgtaaagaaaatatgaaaaattaaattttaatatttacttgtgtcatatttcaaaatcatggttgcaaatatacaatttttatattctttggagaaagtattaactaagagagttatcctgaaaatttgaactaaataccttgattctaacacttgaaacttgacattaactctgagaaaagaattggtgcaaaaaatagcctttccaaccaccttaaaccGTTTGTTAAGTGCGATCTCGTTTGTTATATACTGAGTACATAAAACTAGGGTATACAAAAATTAAGTTTGTTAGATCGTCCTGTGTGTTGAACTTAGTTACACTAATTCATAAAGTCTATCGGTTGAAATTACAAGAATCCGTGATACTTTCTCGCACCAACTGTCGTCTTATCGCTCGGTATCAGAGCATACGAGGGATCGGCCCATGTCTGCAAGGCGCCCTCCTGGAGCGAGTTCAAAATCAAGTTGATGTCACTCAGTCCATGGTTCGTAGCGTCCTTGGCCATAACTCTGCCGACCCCATTGTTGAACAGGTTCATCAGCCTCTCGCCTACGGGACCCATAGCACGCATTTCGTAAGCGTCGCCGAATGACTTTGCTACGTCAGGTCCAAATTCACGGGTGACGCGGTACATCCAGAGAGCGTGGGTAAAAGCCTGTCTCTGTCCGTTATGGTTGCCTGCAGAGCAAATAGATTACACGTTACATAAAGATCCAAAGCTTACAGTCCTGTATCGCCCTTTTTCTCGACCAACTATAGAATCTGAAAATAAGATTGCTTCAGTTCCCCATAATCAGGAGCAGATAGTTCCTCGAGATATACAATACGACAAGCGTTTGTTTTCGCAACTCCTGGCCTCTTCTTCGAACGGATTGAATCGTAACGGTGAtagaaatataatataatgcGACATTTCGGTCATCTAGGTGTTTTACTCGACACCCTTCAACAATCATGAACTTTGACCCAGTTTACCCTACCATATCTGACCAGTCGTTCTGCTACTTGTTCAACTTGTTTGGCGAGTTCGTCAACCCTATTCGCTTCATCTCTGCATCTCGCCCGCAGCTCTTCAAGGTTGCAGTTGACGTCCACTTTAAAATCCAACCGCCCGTAAGCATCCTTGACAGGGAGGTTTGGAGTCGGCCTTCTAACACCTCGAGTGGAAAAATATAAGTCAATGAAGTTGTTTGTATTGGAGGGAACTTTACATATAGACATGGTTAAAGAGTTCAAATTAGTGAACGTTCTTCTTGACCACGCTCATTACTATCTATCGTTAATTTCTTCAGGTCCTTTCTTTGACTGTGACGTAAAAATTTACCAACCGAACGATGTTTATGGCAGTCACGCCTTCGTTTACTGTGGAGAGAAATCAGAGTATATAGCAGTTTGCACAGAGCAAACAAAGACTCAATAAACAGCTATACCTGGCCGAATGTGGATTTCAGTGTTATTACGTGGAACGTAATATTGTTAACTAGATTTCTCGATATGTGAGGTCAAAAACTGGACAAAACCCCCTCTATTCACGGTGTGACGTCGTTCTCATAGTACTTACTTTTGGCGTTTGTTGTCATGACTTCTTCGTACGCTACGTGCATGTAGGGGCGGAGACCCTTGTTTAGCTACCTCGGAATGTATATGTGAGCTTTACATAGTAACTGTGGCTGTATCGAATCAAACATCATGGCGGTGTGCCAGCCGTACTCATTACCATTCCAAAAGGCCTAGCGAGTGTTTTCTAACGGTTGGCTGACTTCAGCTTCTGCCTACTGACAGCACTTTCACCTATAAGACGGGTCATATACCTCAGGCTGGGGAATCTCACCTTTAATTTTCTGACTACTCATAATTTATTTAATGTAGGAGCAATGCTTGCATAaaacacgagagagagagagagagagagagagagagagagagagagaggagagagagagagagagagagagagagagagagagagagagagagagagagagttgttATTGTAGTGAAAACGCTAATATCAGATTATCTCTCCTAATTTACTGTCACGTGAAAAACAGATCCTATGCTAAAACTCACATTGTAAATAGCGTTGCACAAAATCATTCACGCATTAACTTTTCTGTGGATAATTCTTATTTATGGTGGCTCAGCACTGAAATTCACTGGATATTGGAAATTATAGTGAGAATTGGATTTTTAGTATGCtgttcacattttacaaaacacaatttcgAGTCCAAAAGGAAGAAGGCGCCAAAGTCCACAAATCTATATGTTAACAAAGATGATATTGTCGGCAATGAAAAACTTGTTCAGTCTTATTCAGTCAGTCCGCTCAAGCGCCTACGGTTTGCAATATATGACATCATTTTACAATAATGTTGTCCTTGAAAATAAACATACCTATTGTTTTTCGAACACTGAATCTGACTAAAATTATCCTTCACAAAAGATACACTGTGTGGAAATGCTATGATGACACAATAAACTATCATCTTACAATTTCACGTAACTCCCTCATCAGGCCCTGCCTTATCCTCCATCATCGTTGATCAAACTATCCCGCTGAAAAGACTTACTCTGGTTGTAAAACGGTTATAGTATGTAATCTTGTCGAGGTTTAGGGTCTTCCTTTACTCTCCCGGTAAATACCCAAGATTCAGTGTCTTCAAAGTGTTTCACAGCCCTCCGAAGTCCAGATTCAAAGAATCGGAGCTTTCAACCCTGACCGGATTCTGAGGACAGGAGAATAGGAACTTATAAAACTCGTACGGTATAATTTCGGATTATCTGTCTGTGAATCACAACAAAGGTCAGAGTGCCTGAACTCGGCGGTTGTTATAGGCAGCAGTGACGTGTACCCGCAGCAGAAGGTCGAGCACATATACGGCCGGGTCCAAAGGGCCTCCATTACAATACCACCTCCCACCCATTTTTTCACCGCTCAGCTGTATCAAAGTTTGAATTACTATCAGCTCGACTCGTCCATGATGGTTGACGCCGAGACGATCGAAAACTCAGGATTCATATTTGACGTGGACAAGATTAGGAACTTTGAGGTTCGGTCAGACGATATATTTGTTCTGACGTACGCTAaatctggtgagtccatataaggctgcgttcacaaaagaGGGGGAGGGGGATGGAGGAATCCAGgagggattcgaaaattttgtgggtagtggagggggacttgaaagtttggCATTGCCCACAGGAAgggatctgaaaatattttggttcccttttacctttacattttccaattccaaggaTTGTCAGGAAATTCAATGAAAagtgaataacattttaatgtcatcaaattGTCTTATCTCAGtattaattaaacaaaatctagaaccattttgtcacatttcatgacttttatctcgaaaaaaatgTACGAATGCCATTATTATCGTAAAAAGACAAGTAGGCTTCGtaacggggcagaagctgcaactgttgataataatatttctatgcaatgtatcaaatacagtttcttgtacagcacgctgaaacacacaatattcacgCTGCACATACACGGGctcttttttgagattgggcatttagccgagcggttttgtccgTGACTTCTCCGCtattggcaagctgaatactggacagttcaacatgctgtagcgAGTAAACTGAACAAGAAGCAGtcgtataaactgaacaaaaacattgtcaaaattatcaaagttaatacatctgccttgctactgcagtgtcagtGTAactgcatactggcagtgacagagTTATCGCTGACTCTAATGTAGTTGAGGAAGTGTTctggtcaaatgacgctcatgacagtgaaataccCTTATACATAAGATCAGACCAGAGAACCACACAtgatatggaagaccaggaaacttgaaagttatcagggacTTTTTAATTATGGCATTtgtgaataatcaaatattaaagaagaaGATGGAGTCAccgtgcttgattttctaaattttcacattctcatcgtaaaataacacaaaagtaaacttTGTACAGTAAAAACACTAATTTAAATGACtgaatgaaattatttttttctaccatatttgccattattacacccaaaattttagAGATGGAAGATTaatcttccagtattgtcaatttcgaGCAACATCGAAGTCATATATGTCATAcacgtttgaaaaaaaatatcttttatCGGTAGgccactgtgctcattttttcacaatttggcaaaatatagCCAGGAATTCAGTTTGCGtactctcatgatcgtcatccTGTGTGCTCTTAAGCAAGGTGCCATTGacttggccagagttggattaactgaAGTCGGCGTAAACTGATAGATAAAAAAatccactgatgcgtttaaaaatgaatcaatttaaggaATTGCCTTATAGGATtgtggctctacaaactgctaataataGGTAGTCTCGAATATCTGCGAGTAGAACTGCCCAATACATGTCTAGTTTTCTTTGCGTGCATCCCTAATAAGTATCCGGCTATATGATaatgggggacttgaaaaattttgatcatatagacggcAGGGGGACTCggaattttttagggtactgaggaggatctgaaaaaaataagattccaATCGCGATTCCGCCAGCCCCGCCCCCCtaaccgttatttgtgaacgcagcctaacagTGAGGCAAATAAAGCCTTAGGCTTGCGAGCACGACCGCACTTTGGCTGGCATACAAATCTCGTTCGAAACAGCGGCTTGCTGGGGTACCTTGACCAAGTCGCTGTCACATTGATTATGTGCAAGgggtttacatgtaaaattgcacAGTTTAAATATGTCGCATCGGTTGTAAAATGGTGACACACAGCTGTGTTGTTTGCTCGACATAGCAGTGTGAATGATGTATACACAAATCACTGTTTGACAGATGATGATGAATGACTACGTCGGGGTCAATATTTTCGCTctggaaaaaaatgaataaagtaATCACAGCACACATTGGCCTTCTCCTTGTTTAGCTCCATTTATATGATGAATATAACTCTGCAAATGACACTGAACTTTACAGCAATTGCTCAACTTATTCAGATTTCATATGACAACTGATCGACACTAACTTCGTAAAACTTGAACATTCGGCCGCATTGAAATGGGTGGTATTTCTTGCAAGTATCATATTATAGTCTGACCTTTCAACTGACAACTTGACACACTTTGAAGGGGGGAGGGGGAGCCAGACAGGGGGACAGGGTGGAGGATTCGATTGATTTGGAGGTTTCCTCGTGCGACTTCAAAATCATGTGACAGGTAGAGAGTTGTGGGAACTTTTTGTGATGGGAAGCAGGCAGTTTTATGACGGAGAGAGGGAAAGGGAGAAAAAACCTGGGGGATTAGGAACATATGAAGGTGGAGGGAACTTGCAAATCATAAGGCGGCATAGGTACGAACCAaactactttcccctccaatttgaattttgtattcatGCCTTAGAATGCTACGCCCCCTTTAGCTGTttccttttcaatttttttccgacAAGATGGTTTGAGATAAAATGCACCTTACGTGTAAATGCTTACCTATAAGTGTGACCACTGAGCGTTTATCAAACATTTGTGAAGAACGCACAACTTAAAGAACCAAATAATTTTCGTTTGGTATTATTTTGTTAAGTAAAATGAAATGGGGTTATAAATGTACGTACACGTGGAGACGCCGCGGCTGGTTACAATTCAACGGGGAGGTTTCCCCTGATTTTAGTACTTACATGtgctatttattatttttaaattttcttcgaCCTTTACTTTGAGTGCAGGGACAACATGGATGAAAGAAGTTGTTCCATTGGTGATGAATGGAGGAGATATTGACGCAATCAATAAAGTGCCACCAGATGTGAGGGCGCCCTCCATAGAATTCGTTGTCTCCCCTAAGCAGCCAAGCATGAGTGAGGTTGCCATACACTTGGGCGTTCCTGAAGGGTTCGACCTCGACACCCAACCGTCTCCTAGGATAATCGTGTCACATTTGCGGCCCGAGTTCCTTCCGACGCAAATTGAAGAAAAGAAACCGAAGGTAGAACTTGTTTAGTGGCTTATAGTCCACAGGCACTCGCATCATCGCTAAGTCCACTGTTCAAATACA includes the following:
- the LOC139149859 gene encoding uncharacterized protein, which gives rise to MHVAYEEVMTTNAKSVRRPTPNLPVKDAYGRLDFKVDVNCNLEELRARCRDEANRVDELAKQVEQVAERLVRYGNHNGQRQAFTHALWMYRVTREFGPDVAKSFGDAYEMRAMGPVGERLMNLFNNGVGRVMAKDATNHGLSDINLILNSLQEGALQTWADPSYALIPSDKTTVGARKYHGFL